Proteins from one Flavobacterium branchiarum genomic window:
- a CDS encoding glycosyltransferase gives MRVLQIIDSLEAGGAERMAVNFANALGKKIEFSGLVATRKEGGLKSQIDSDVSYLFLNRKSVIDFKAILKLRKFIINNKVTIIHAHSSSFLIAVLLKFTLPKIKIIWHDHYGKRIDETQIKNRYLILLSPFFSSIFVVNPLLEKWNKKNMLCSNVYFIPNFIKNANDDENDPSLKGVADKRILFLANLKEPKNHSVMLNAFKNLKLNNLGWSLHLIGKDYSDDYSDSIKIFIKEHALENDIHLYDSRNDVTSILSQGTIGVLTSTAEGFPLTLLEYGLASLPVVSTNAGYCSSIIENNNSGLLFNPLQILELEDQIIKLISDAELRNKLGLNLKKVVLENYIEVVVVQKLILAYNRL, from the coding sequence ATGAGAGTTTTGCAAATCATAGATTCATTAGAGGCTGGTGGAGCAGAGCGAATGGCAGTAAATTTTGCTAATGCCCTTGGCAAAAAGATTGAATTTTCAGGATTAGTAGCAACACGTAAAGAAGGTGGTCTTAAGAGTCAAATTGATTCTGATGTCTCTTATTTGTTTTTAAATAGAAAATCGGTAATAGATTTTAAAGCAATTTTAAAACTTAGAAAGTTCATTATAAATAATAAAGTTACTATTATTCATGCGCACAGTTCCTCTTTCCTTATTGCAGTTTTACTAAAATTCACGTTGCCCAAAATTAAAATTATTTGGCATGATCATTATGGTAAACGGATAGATGAAACGCAGATTAAAAACCGATATTTAATTCTGTTGTCTCCTTTTTTCTCCTCTATTTTTGTAGTTAATCCGTTATTGGAAAAATGGAATAAAAAAAATATGTTGTGCTCAAACGTATATTTTATTCCTAATTTTATAAAAAATGCAAACGATGACGAAAATGACCCTTCTTTAAAAGGTGTTGCGGATAAGCGAATACTATTTTTAGCAAATTTAAAAGAGCCTAAAAATCATAGTGTAATGCTAAATGCGTTTAAAAATTTAAAATTGAATAATTTAGGATGGAGTTTACATTTAATCGGTAAAGACTATTCAGATGATTATTCGGATTCAATAAAAATATTTATAAAAGAACATGCTCTAGAAAATGATATTCATTTGTATGATTCAAGAAATGATGTTACTTCTATTTTATCTCAAGGAACAATAGGAGTTTTAACTTCGACAGCAGAAGGTTTTCCGTTGACTTTATTAGAATATGGACTTGCCTCCTTGCCAGTAGTTTCAACCAATGCAGGGTATTGTTCTTCAATAATTGAAAATAATAATTCAGGTTTACTATTTAATCCTTTACAAATATTGGAGTTGGAAGATCAGATAATTAAATTAATTTCAGATGCAGAGCTTAGAAATAAATTAGGATTGAATTTAAAAAAAGTGGTGTTAGAAAATTATATAGAGGTTGTTGTAGTACAGAAATTAATTTTAGCTTATAACAGATTATAA
- a CDS encoding glycosyltransferase family 4 protein, giving the protein MKLLIISSAPLIASHDKWYAYSPYINEIKIWSHYVDEVQFCAPIWKTDEGLLISEVPFNMLPPIQLIDFNIKSVSAVLNSFYSVFVNMKIIYKAMKNADHIHLRCPGNIGLLGCFAQILFPNKKKTAKYAGNWDPKSKQPWTYKLQKYILTNTLLTKNMQVLVYGEWTKQSKNCKPFFTATYSEKEKETIQKPDCNKTIEFVFVGSLVTGKNPLYAIQLVEQLIRKGKNVTLNLYGDGIERTALEQYIQNNQLDKNIFLRGNQNQETIKKAYQQSHFVLLPSKSEGWPKVIAEGMFWGCVPVVTAVSCVPFMLDHGNRGVLLDMNLSNDTIQLETIIEDKKCFVDKSIKASEWSQQFTKDIFEAEIKKILQS; this is encoded by the coding sequence ATGAAATTACTTATCATATCCTCTGCTCCCTTAATAGCATCTCATGATAAATGGTATGCATATAGCCCTTATATAAACGAAATTAAGATTTGGAGTCACTATGTAGATGAAGTACAATTTTGTGCCCCTATTTGGAAAACAGATGAAGGCCTGTTAATTTCAGAAGTTCCATTTAACATGCTTCCGCCAATTCAATTAATTGATTTTAATATTAAATCAGTTTCAGCAGTATTGAATTCATTTTATAGTGTTTTCGTAAACATGAAAATTATTTATAAGGCAATGAAAAATGCAGATCATATTCATTTACGTTGCCCAGGAAATATTGGCTTATTGGGGTGTTTTGCCCAAATTCTTTTCCCTAACAAAAAAAAGACTGCTAAATATGCAGGAAATTGGGATCCAAAGAGTAAGCAACCATGGACATACAAATTGCAAAAATATATTTTAACTAATACTCTCCTAACTAAAAATATGCAGGTTTTGGTTTATGGAGAATGGACGAAGCAATCTAAAAATTGTAAACCCTTTTTTACGGCTACCTATTCCGAAAAGGAAAAAGAAACTATTCAAAAACCAGATTGTAATAAAACTATAGAATTTGTTTTTGTTGGAAGTTTAGTTACAGGAAAAAATCCGCTCTATGCGATACAACTAGTTGAACAACTTATCAGAAAAGGAAAAAATGTAACTTTAAATTTATACGGTGATGGTATTGAAAGAACTGCTTTAGAGCAATACATTCAAAATAATCAATTAGATAAGAACATCTTTTTAAGAGGAAATCAAAATCAAGAAACAATCAAAAAGGCATATCAACAAAGTCATTTTGTACTGCTACCATCAAAAAGTGAAGGTTGGCCAAAAGTCATTGCTGAGGGGATGTTTTGGGGATGTGTTCCCGTGGTAACAGCTGTTTCATGTGTGCCATTTATGTTAGATCATGGCAATAGAGGAGTTTTATTAGATATGAATTTGTCTAATGATACAATCCAATTAGAAACAATCATAGAAGATAAGAAGTGTTTTGTAGATAAAAGTATAAAAGCATCAGAATGGTCACAGCAATTCACCAAAGACATTTTTGAAGCTGAAATTAAAAAAATACTGCAATCATGA
- a CDS encoding O-antigen ligase family protein, which translates to MKNTFFSYYRLVFIHTLIALVVFVVPFSSKIYALLIPIIGMFLVFKTKNKNNEVLLVAAYLVGVEVFLRMTGGNFNNEYIKLSVVFFMILGMAYSSFKINSFLYWFFLVLLIPGILLTATAPILSVEVKKVLVFNLSGPFCLAFCAIYTFNRTITFQELQKILVAMGLPIISITTYLFLYNPSVQSVVTGTQSNFETSGGFGPNQVSTILGLGMFVFFTQLILFSKTKKMLILNGALLLVISYRAIVTFSRGGVITGVVMIIILLLLLYFYSSTKVNSKLALVFAITAIMGVGIWTYTYMQTSGLIEKRYANKDAAGRVKKDRLGGREAIIAVDIKTFFENPIMGVGAGLGKEYRKEAFGVDVASHNEITRLLSEHGVFGITGLLILLIMPFVLYYTNTSNLYFLSFYAFWLLTINHAAMRTAAPAFVYALTLINVIKNKSR; encoded by the coding sequence ATGAAAAATACTTTTTTTTCGTATTACAGATTAGTTTTTATCCACACATTGATTGCTTTGGTAGTTTTTGTTGTGCCTTTCTCTTCTAAAATTTACGCACTTTTAATTCCAATCATTGGCATGTTTTTAGTTTTTAAAACCAAGAACAAAAACAATGAAGTACTTTTAGTAGCCGCTTATTTAGTCGGAGTTGAGGTTTTTTTAAGAATGACTGGTGGCAATTTCAATAATGAGTACATTAAGTTAAGTGTCGTTTTTTTTATGATATTAGGGATGGCTTATAGTAGTTTTAAAATTAACTCATTCCTATATTGGTTTTTCTTGGTGTTATTAATTCCAGGTATATTGTTAACAGCTACTGCTCCTATTTTATCAGTAGAAGTGAAAAAAGTTTTAGTTTTTAATTTATCAGGTCCCTTTTGTTTAGCCTTTTGTGCGATATACACTTTTAATAGAACAATAACCTTTCAAGAATTGCAAAAAATACTAGTTGCAATGGGATTACCAATAATCTCAATTACAACCTATTTGTTTTTGTATAATCCTAGTGTACAAAGTGTTGTTACAGGAACACAGTCTAATTTTGAAACTTCGGGCGGTTTTGGACCTAACCAAGTTTCTACCATCTTAGGATTAGGAATGTTTGTGTTTTTTACGCAATTGATTCTCTTTTCAAAAACAAAAAAAATGCTAATCCTAAACGGAGCATTACTTTTAGTCATTAGCTATAGAGCAATTGTAACCTTTTCTAGAGGAGGTGTAATTACTGGAGTAGTTATGATTATTATATTATTATTGTTGCTGTATTTTTATTCGAGTACAAAAGTAAATTCTAAACTTGCTTTAGTATTTGCTATTACTGCTATAATGGGAGTTGGGATTTGGACCTATACTTATATGCAGACTTCTGGATTGATAGAAAAGCGGTATGCTAATAAAGATGCAGCAGGAAGAGTCAAAAAAGACAGGTTAGGAGGTAGAGAAGCTATTATTGCCGTAGATATTAAAACCTTTTTTGAGAATCCGATAATGGGAGTTGGAGCAGGTCTTGGTAAAGAATATAGAAAAGAGGCTTTTGGAGTAGATGTTGCATCACATAATGAAATAACGCGCCTGTTAAGTGAGCATGGAGTATTTGGAATAACTGGATTACTTATACTTCTTATAATGCCTTTTGTATTGTATTATACTAACACAAGCAACCTGTACTTTTTATCATTTTATGCCTTTTGGCTTTTAACAATTAATCATGCAGCTATGCGAACAGCCGCGCCTGCATTCGTGTATGCATTAACTCTTATTAACGTAATTAAGAATAAAAGTCGATAG
- a CDS encoding serine O-acetyltransferase codes for MSKDKSYMNLFQLIESDYKKYKKYGGNFFVILFLTQSFWAIFQYRIANFIYRNVKIIGIRQFLLFGCLLWQKTIEILTGISLPASIKIGGSFYIGHFGGIILNSKAIIGNNCNLSQGVTIGVSGLGEKRGVPMIGNNVYIGANATVVGRITVGNNVLIGANTFVNSNVLDNGVVLGVPAIRISDKGSEGYI; via the coding sequence ATGAGTAAAGACAAAAGCTATATGAATTTATTTCAATTGATAGAATCAGATTATAAAAAGTATAAAAAATATGGAGGCAATTTTTTTGTCATCTTATTTCTTACCCAAAGTTTTTGGGCAATATTTCAATATCGTATTGCCAATTTTATTTATAGAAATGTAAAAATAATTGGAATAAGACAGTTTCTATTATTTGGTTGTTTATTATGGCAAAAAACAATTGAAATCTTAACGGGTATTTCTTTACCTGCATCAATTAAAATCGGAGGATCTTTTTATATAGGTCATTTTGGAGGTATAATACTGAACAGTAAAGCTATAATAGGTAATAATTGTAATCTCTCACAAGGAGTCACAATAGGGGTTTCAGGGCTTGGAGAAAAACGTGGAGTACCTATGATTGGAAATAATGTTTATATAGGAGCAAATGCGACTGTTGTGGGGAGAATTACTGTAGGTAATAATGTTCTAATTGGAGCAAATACATTTGTGAATTCAAATGTTCTTGATAATGGAGTTGTATTAGGTGTACCAGCTATTAGAATTTCAGATAAAGGTTCGGAGGGCTATATTTAA